In Aquiflexum balticum DSM 16537, a single genomic region encodes these proteins:
- the dxs gene encoding 1-deoxy-D-xylulose-5-phosphate synthase — translation MIIKPGKLLSKINTPNDLKKLPKDQLVQICDELRQFIVDNVSVYGGHFGASLGVVELTVALHYVLNTPEDQLVWDVGHQAYGHKILTGRKEKFHTNRIYGGLSGFPKRKESEYDTFGVGHSSTSISAALGMAMASKYKGDKYKQHVAVIGDGSMTGGMAFEAMNHAGVSDTNMIIILNDNCMSIDPNVGALKDYLTDITTSHTYNRVKDDIWNLLGKISKFGSSAQEIISKVEGAIKSAVLKQSNLFESLNLRYFGPVDGHDVHHLVEILADLRDIPGPKILHCITVKGKGYAPAETGNKTTWHAPGLFDKVTGEIYKKTPITPQAPKYQDVFGHTLVELAKENDKIMGITPAMPSGSSLNIMMKEMPDRAFDVGIAEQHAVTFSAGLATQGLIPFCNIYSSFMQRAYDQVVHDVAIQNLQVVFCLDRAGFAGADGPTHHGAYDMAYFRCIPNMVVTAPMDESELRSLMYTATKFEGPFSIRYPRGQGVMTEWRTPMREIPIGQGRIIKEGEEVAILTIGHIGNYAVTASELLAKEGLNPAHYDMRFVKPLDESLLHEVFGKFKKVITVEDGCLMGGFGSAVLEWMVDNGYSAQVKRLGIPDAIIEHGEQIELHRECGFDPEGIAQVVREMAEIKVRS, via the coding sequence ATGATAATCAAACCCGGTAAATTACTCTCCAAGATCAATACACCCAATGATCTGAAAAAATTACCCAAAGACCAGCTAGTCCAGATTTGTGATGAACTCAGACAATTTATTGTTGACAATGTCTCGGTATATGGGGGTCATTTCGGGGCAAGTCTTGGTGTCGTTGAGCTTACGGTTGCATTACATTATGTGTTGAATACACCGGAAGACCAATTGGTATGGGATGTGGGACATCAGGCTTATGGGCATAAAATTCTGACCGGGAGAAAAGAAAAGTTCCATACCAACCGGATTTATGGAGGATTATCAGGGTTTCCAAAAAGAAAAGAAAGCGAATACGATACTTTTGGAGTAGGTCATTCAAGTACCTCCATTTCTGCGGCATTGGGTATGGCCATGGCCTCCAAATACAAAGGCGATAAATACAAACAGCATGTGGCTGTTATAGGAGATGGTTCTATGACCGGGGGTATGGCATTTGAAGCCATGAACCATGCAGGTGTTTCAGATACCAATATGATTATCATTCTCAATGATAATTGTATGTCCATAGACCCAAATGTAGGTGCTTTAAAAGATTATCTTACCGATATCACCACTTCTCATACTTACAATAGAGTAAAAGATGATATTTGGAATTTGTTGGGTAAAATCAGCAAATTCGGATCTTCTGCCCAGGAAATCATTTCCAAGGTAGAAGGGGCAATCAAATCTGCCGTTCTAAAGCAAAGTAATCTTTTTGAATCACTCAATTTAAGATATTTCGGACCTGTAGATGGCCATGATGTACATCATTTGGTGGAAATCCTTGCTGACCTAAGGGATATCCCCGGACCCAAAATCCTTCACTGCATCACTGTAAAAGGGAAGGGATATGCCCCGGCTGAAACCGGCAATAAAACTACTTGGCATGCTCCCGGACTTTTTGACAAAGTCACTGGGGAAATTTATAAAAAGACACCTATTACTCCACAGGCACCAAAATACCAGGATGTATTTGGACATACTTTGGTGGAACTGGCAAAGGAAAATGATAAGATCATGGGGATTACTCCTGCCATGCCCTCAGGCTCCTCTCTGAATATTATGATGAAAGAAATGCCTGACAGGGCATTTGATGTGGGAATTGCAGAGCAACATGCCGTGACTTTTTCTGCAGGTCTTGCTACGCAAGGACTGATTCCTTTTTGCAATATCTACAGTTCCTTTATGCAAAGGGCCTATGACCAGGTAGTCCACGATGTGGCTATACAGAATCTTCAGGTTGTATTTTGTTTGGACAGGGCGGGATTTGCAGGTGCAGATGGTCCGACCCATCACGGGGCATATGACATGGCTTATTTTAGGTGCATACCAAATATGGTCGTCACTGCCCCTATGGATGAGTCTGAACTCAGAAGTCTGATGTACACTGCCACTAAATTTGAAGGGCCTTTTTCTATCAGATATCCTAGAGGACAGGGTGTCATGACTGAATGGAGAACACCTATGAGAGAAATTCCTATAGGACAGGGAAGAATCATCAAAGAAGGAGAGGAAGTTGCCATCTTAACCATTGGCCATATTGGTAATTATGCAGTGACTGCTTCCGAGCTTTTAGCCAAAGAAGGATTGAATCCTGCGCATTATGATATGCGTTTTGTGAAGCCTTTGGATGAATCACTGCTTCATGAAGTATTCGGGAAATTCAAAAAAGTCATCACCGTAGAAGACGGTTGCCTGATGGGCGGATTCGGTTCAGCCGTATTGGAATGGATGGTGGACAATGGTTATTCAGCTCAAGTAAAGAGGCTCGGTATCCCTGATGCCATCATTGAACATGGAGAGCAGATTGAACTTCACCGTGAATGTGGTTTTGATCCTGAGGGAATTGCTCAGGTGGTAAGGGAGATGGCTGAAATTAAGGTTAGAAGTTAG
- a CDS encoding segregation and condensation protein A, producing MSFEIKLPLFEGPFDLMLFFIERDELDIYDIPIAKITKDFLEYIHHLEKMEIEVASDFILFAATLMKIKSKMLIPRPEIDENGEEIDPREELVRHLLEYKKYKSVISELSNLEDIRMAKVKRGNILDELKLLSKVDDVEAEMQDLDLYKLLKVYQKVISRYTSRTDDTKHTVIQYPYTIEQQKDFVMEKITFRDKVPFTDFISYKPDKIFVIYTFLAILELLQLSMVTIVIGEGFNNFWVEKKETVPIE from the coding sequence GTGAGTTTCGAAATCAAATTACCACTTTTCGAAGGACCTTTCGATTTGATGCTTTTCTTTATAGAAAGGGATGAATTGGATATTTATGATATTCCCATCGCTAAAATTACCAAAGATTTCCTTGAATATATCCATCATTTGGAAAAAATGGAAATAGAAGTGGCCAGTGATTTTATTTTATTTGCAGCCACTTTGATGAAGATCAAGTCAAAAATGCTGATTCCCAGACCAGAAATTGATGAAAATGGCGAGGAAATAGATCCAAGGGAAGAATTGGTAAGGCATCTCTTGGAATATAAAAAGTATAAATCCGTCATTTCCGAACTCTCCAATTTGGAGGATATCCGTATGGCGAAAGTAAAAAGGGGCAATATTCTGGATGAACTGAAGCTATTATCCAAAGTGGATGACGTAGAAGCGGAAATGCAGGATTTGGATCTCTACAAATTATTAAAGGTGTACCAAAAAGTAATTTCAAGGTACACTTCTAGAACGGATGATACTAAGCATACCGTAATCCAATATCCTTATACCATTGAGCAACAAAAGGACTTTGTCATGGAAAAAATCACTTTTCGGGATAAGGTTCCATTCACTGATTTTATCAGCTATAAACCTGACAAAATTTTCGTTATTTATACATTTTTAGCCATTTTAGAACTTCTTCAATTATCTATGGTTACCATTGTGATTGGAGAGGGATTCAATAATTTTTGGGTAGAAAAGAAAGAAACAGTGCCGATCGAATAG
- a CDS encoding lysylphosphatidylglycerol synthase transmembrane domain-containing protein gives MKLDNKKIFETLNPNKVWVPVLIGLGIVFFMFYLDPNINAKTLKGVFDASAWGIVIAILVILGRDAGYVYRIREITDRHLTWTRAIYVIILWEFASAVTPSVVGGTAVAIFILNKEGIKLGKAIAFVMVTAILDNLFFVIGAPIILFFAKGNIFPTSRVMEMKLGRSLEVLFWASYTMYALYSLVMAAALFYRPRVFKSILLKLYSIRWLKKWKHSANEYGNQIIEASKELKGRKLKFWAPVILATIFIWSSRYLMLNALIGAYESLDVQEHIIIFARQVIMWIVMMISPTPGSSGTAEFFFAQFFAEFLTGYTFVTSILWRMLSYYPYLLLGAIFLPRWIKQVFFVKKDEKEE, from the coding sequence ATGAAGTTAGATAACAAGAAGATTTTCGAAACCCTTAACCCCAATAAGGTTTGGGTTCCGGTTTTGATAGGCTTGGGCATAGTTTTTTTTATGTTTTACCTTGATCCCAATATCAATGCAAAAACATTAAAGGGTGTTTTCGATGCTTCTGCATGGGGTATAGTGATTGCCATATTGGTTATACTTGGCAGAGATGCAGGATATGTTTATAGGATCAGAGAAATAACCGACAGGCATCTTACTTGGACAAGAGCTATTTACGTCATCATTCTTTGGGAATTTGCATCTGCAGTCACCCCTTCTGTAGTCGGTGGAACAGCCGTAGCCATATTTATTCTGAACAAAGAAGGCATCAAATTAGGGAAAGCCATTGCTTTTGTCATGGTGACTGCAATACTGGACAACCTGTTCTTTGTGATCGGGGCACCGATTATTTTATTTTTTGCAAAAGGAAATATATTTCCAACCAGCAGGGTAATGGAAATGAAGCTCGGAAGAAGCCTGGAAGTTTTATTTTGGGCAAGTTATACCATGTATGCCCTTTATTCTCTGGTAATGGCAGCGGCATTGTTTTACAGACCAAGGGTTTTTAAATCGATATTATTGAAGCTATATTCGATCAGATGGCTCAAAAAATGGAAACATTCGGCCAATGAATACGGGAATCAAATCATAGAGGCTTCCAAAGAATTGAAGGGACGGAAACTGAAATTTTGGGCGCCTGTAATATTGGCTACGATATTCATTTGGAGCTCACGGTACTTGATGTTGAACGCCCTCATCGGAGCATATGAATCCCTTGACGTCCAAGAACATATCATTATCTTTGCCAGGCAGGTCATCATGTGGATTGTCATGATGATATCCCCAACACCGGGAAGCAGTGGTACTGCCGAGTTCTTTTTTGCCCAGTTCTTTGCTGAATTCCTTACCGGTTACACCTTTGTCACAAGTATACTATGGAGGATGCTTTCTTATTATCCATACCTATTGCTAGGTGCGATATTCCTACCAAGATGGATCAAGCAGGTATTTTTTGTGAAAAAGGATGAAAAAGAAGAGTAA
- a CDS encoding bifunctional UDP-N-acetylmuramoyl-tripeptide:D-alanyl-D-alanine ligase/alanine racemase, whose amino-acid sequence MIQPLTAHQICEIINGQVLSGNQDALIHQVAIDSRNILQPYATLFIALKGAKFDGHDFIPTVIEAGIRCFLVKKDFKLNPGIDSEIVFIGADDTLKALQQIAAYQRSLFDGPLVGITGSNGKTIVKEWLGQVLSQQYAVAKSPKSYNSQVGVPLSIFGISPYHQVAVLEAGISQTAEMQKLAAMLKPNLGIFTNIGTAHEEGFESMEQKLSEKAKLFENCQLIIYRKDHQSIHQYLKSQFSDEKLVGWSDYPGADYTFSVKKEQERSKILLLKPDMSIFTFLVPFTDEASLENVRHAITAALVLEMDPKMIQEGLDHLKAVDMRLTLKPGVNACLIIDDTYNNDLAGLRLALDFMAAQRQKKRKILIISDLLQIGNNEAVYQEVARLVDFHEIDKIIAVGSEIEILIKNLGSKGILFKNTDSLLKAIDTRDFENDLILVTGARKFGFESIVDILQQRIHGTTLEINLNSLTHNYNFYKTKLLPMTKVMVMVKAFAYGGGAAEIANHLQQLKADYLAVAYTDEGVALRNEGIKLPIMVLNPVQESFFQLEKFNLEPVVYSPQFFEQLGKYCKSQGSGMKIHLDLDTGMHRLGFEPKHLKRLEELIHEFPDLKIESVYTHLAGADEEEHHNFTLHQLETFLMMSQKLSDKLNYSPLRHALNSAGIVRFPEYQMDMVRLGIGLYGVEVSGKYDAHLRSISTLKTTISQIKRLDLGDTIGYGRKGVMKTDGQIATIAIGYADGYDRRFSNGKGFVEIHGQKAPVIGNVCMDMTMIDITGIDAKEGDEVIIYGPGISLKELANRIGTIPYELLTNISSRVKRVYYLD is encoded by the coding sequence ATGATCCAACCCCTTACGGCACATCAAATCTGTGAAATAATAAATGGTCAGGTTTTGTCCGGGAATCAAGACGCTTTGATCCATCAGGTGGCAATAGACTCACGCAATATTCTACAGCCTTATGCCACTTTATTCATAGCCTTAAAGGGGGCCAAATTTGATGGTCATGATTTTATCCCAACAGTAATTGAAGCGGGAATTCGTTGCTTTTTGGTCAAAAAAGATTTTAAACTGAATCCCGGAATTGATTCAGAAATTGTTTTCATTGGGGCTGATGATACCCTAAAAGCATTGCAACAAATTGCTGCCTACCAAAGAAGTCTTTTTGATGGTCCTTTGGTTGGAATCACCGGCAGCAATGGAAAGACCATTGTCAAGGAGTGGCTCGGACAGGTCTTAAGTCAGCAATATGCAGTGGCAAAAAGTCCCAAAAGCTATAACAGTCAAGTGGGCGTTCCTTTATCCATTTTCGGTATTTCACCATATCATCAGGTTGCGGTATTGGAAGCCGGGATTTCCCAAACCGCCGAGATGCAAAAATTGGCAGCTATGCTTAAACCGAATCTGGGAATATTTACCAATATCGGTACTGCCCATGAGGAGGGTTTTGAAAGCATGGAGCAAAAATTATCTGAAAAAGCCAAGCTTTTTGAAAACTGCCAACTGATTATTTACAGAAAAGATCATCAATCCATCCATCAATATCTTAAAAGTCAATTTTCGGATGAAAAACTAGTTGGTTGGTCTGATTATCCCGGAGCTGATTATACTTTTTCTGTAAAAAAAGAGCAAGAGAGATCCAAAATACTCCTCTTGAAACCGGATATGAGTATTTTCACTTTTTTGGTACCCTTCACAGATGAGGCTTCTCTGGAAAATGTCCGACATGCCATTACTGCTGCTTTGGTTTTGGAAATGGATCCAAAAATGATTCAGGAGGGACTTGACCACCTTAAAGCTGTGGACATGCGCCTCACCCTTAAACCCGGGGTGAACGCTTGTTTGATCATTGATGACACTTACAACAATGATCTGGCAGGATTGAGATTGGCATTGGATTTTATGGCTGCCCAACGGCAGAAAAAAAGGAAGATCCTCATCATTTCTGATTTGTTACAAATCGGAAATAATGAAGCTGTTTATCAGGAAGTGGCAAGGTTGGTTGATTTTCATGAAATAGATAAAATCATTGCTGTAGGAAGTGAAATTGAGATTTTGATCAAAAATTTAGGGTCAAAGGGAATTTTGTTTAAAAACACGGATTCTCTCCTTAAAGCAATCGATACTAGGGATTTTGAAAATGACCTGATTTTGGTAACAGGTGCCAGAAAATTCGGTTTTGAATCCATTGTCGATATACTGCAACAAAGGATTCATGGAACTACCCTGGAGATCAACCTTAATTCCTTGACGCACAACTATAATTTTTACAAAACAAAATTACTCCCAATGACCAAAGTTATGGTCATGGTAAAAGCATTTGCTTATGGCGGGGGTGCGGCGGAAATAGCCAATCACCTCCAACAACTTAAGGCAGATTATCTTGCAGTGGCCTACACTGACGAAGGTGTAGCGCTGCGAAATGAAGGAATCAAATTGCCCATAATGGTTCTCAATCCTGTGCAGGAATCTTTTTTTCAACTCGAAAAATTCAATCTTGAACCCGTGGTTTATTCCCCTCAGTTTTTTGAGCAATTGGGGAAATATTGTAAAAGCCAGGGAAGCGGAATGAAAATACACCTTGATCTGGATACCGGAATGCATAGGCTTGGCTTTGAACCTAAGCATTTGAAAAGGTTGGAGGAATTGATTCACGAATTTCCTGACCTTAAAATCGAAAGTGTTTATACCCACCTTGCGGGGGCTGATGAGGAAGAACATCACAACTTTACCCTGCATCAATTGGAAACTTTTCTGATGATGTCCCAAAAACTATCTGACAAACTGAATTATTCCCCTTTAAGGCATGCCCTCAATTCGGCCGGAATCGTTAGATTCCCTGAATATCAAATGGATATGGTTCGATTAGGAATCGGATTATATGGAGTGGAGGTAAGCGGAAAATATGATGCGCACCTCAGATCCATCAGTACCTTGAAGACTACCATTTCTCAGATCAAACGCCTGGATCTCGGAGATACTATTGGCTATGGAAGAAAAGGGGTAATGAAAACGGATGGGCAGATTGCTACCATTGCAATTGGATATGCAGATGGTTATGATAGGAGATTCAGCAATGGAAAAGGGTTCGTAGAGATTCACGGACAAAAGGCCCCTGTGATCGGAAATGTCTGCATGGACATGACCATGATAGATATCACTGGAATAGATGCAAAAGAAGGAGACGAGGTCATCATCTATGGCCCCGGTATTTCCCTTAAGGAACTTGCCAATAGAATCGGAACCATTCCTTATGAGTTGCTGACCAATATCAGCAGCAGGGTGAAGAGGGTGTATTATTTGGATTGA
- a CDS encoding TRAP transporter substrate-binding protein, with the protein MIRNFVLCALLITGIFSCQQKDSANKPEYTLRFGHLANEQNIWHLAALKFADEVFQRSEGRILVKIYPNEQLGKEMDMITGILGGSMDIMVTAESLENWSLPLAIMCATPYAIKDSDHLQKVAGGPIGKEIEQHIINISGLKPIAWFERGARNLTTNIPIRHPDDLKNLIIRVPNVSLFVATWSGLGAKPTPMAFSEVFTALQQSTIHGQENPFALIRNAGLYEVQKYVNLTEHVKGWAYVVMGNKKFESMPADLQNIILESAKVMQEYEHQLFLEQEELDAQFLKDKGMEFIEVDKEAFIELAGKAVMEHFTEEQRRMYRRVQEVE; encoded by the coding sequence ATGATCCGAAATTTTGTGTTGTGTGCATTGCTCATCACAGGTATTTTTTCCTGTCAGCAAAAAGACAGTGCCAATAAACCTGAATATACTCTACGCTTTGGGCATTTGGCCAATGAACAGAATATCTGGCATTTGGCAGCACTCAAATTTGCTGATGAGGTATTCCAAAGGTCTGAGGGTAGGATTTTGGTAAAGATCTATCCCAATGAGCAGTTGGGCAAGGAAATGGATATGATCACCGGAATCCTGGGAGGTAGTATGGACATCATGGTTACTGCCGAATCCCTTGAGAACTGGAGCTTGCCCTTGGCCATAATGTGTGCCACTCCCTATGCGATCAAGGATTCCGATCATCTTCAAAAAGTCGCGGGTGGGCCTATAGGTAAAGAAATCGAACAGCATATTATCAATATTTCAGGTCTGAAACCCATTGCCTGGTTTGAACGTGGGGCTAGGAATCTCACCACCAATATTCCGATAAGACATCCTGACGACCTCAAAAACCTGATAATTCGGGTTCCAAATGTATCTCTTTTCGTTGCGACTTGGAGTGGTTTGGGAGCAAAGCCCACACCAATGGCCTTTTCAGAAGTTTTTACTGCCCTGCAGCAGTCCACCATTCATGGACAGGAAAATCCCTTTGCCCTGATCCGGAATGCCGGTCTGTACGAAGTGCAGAAATATGTCAATTTAACCGAACACGTCAAAGGATGGGCTTATGTGGTAATGGGGAACAAAAAATTCGAAAGTATGCCCGCTGATTTGCAAAACATAATTCTGGAATCTGCCAAAGTTATGCAGGAATATGAGCACCAGCTATTTTTGGAACAGGAAGAATTGGATGCCCAATTTCTCAAGGATAAAGGTATGGAGTTTATCGAAGTGGATAAAGAGGCCTTTATCGAATTGGCGGGTAAGGCTGTGATGGAACATTTTACAGAAGAACAGCGGAGGATGTATAGGAGAGTTCAGGAGGTTGAGTAG
- a CDS encoding TRAP transporter small permease, whose amino-acid sequence MKQTLDKTLEWAVIISFVLMIITVIIQVVARYALPWSPHWTEELARFCFIYMVSLGAGLAIKERAYVNVSSLLDRLSPKGKLIMDSLILSAIILLMGTMFIYSLPLVKIVTLQNSASLKINMGFIYFSMTCMGFLVMLYAAFEIFLNLKKST is encoded by the coding sequence ATGAAACAAACCTTAGATAAAACCCTGGAATGGGCAGTTATAATAAGCTTCGTCCTGATGATCATAACGGTGATTATACAGGTGGTGGCAAGGTATGCATTGCCATGGTCGCCGCATTGGACTGAGGAGTTGGCTAGATTTTGTTTTATTTATATGGTCAGCCTAGGTGCAGGGCTGGCAATCAAAGAACGGGCTTATGTCAATGTCAGCAGTTTACTGGACCGACTTTCTCCCAAGGGTAAGTTAATTATGGACAGCCTGATTTTATCCGCCATAATCCTGTTGATGGGAACAATGTTTATATATAGCCTTCCATTGGTAAAAATAGTCACCCTTCAGAATTCCGCCTCTTTGAAAATCAATATGGGTTTCATCTATTTCTCTATGACCTGCATGGGATTTTTGGTGATGCTTTATGCTGCTTTTGAGATATTTTTAAACCTTAAAAAATCAACATGA
- a CDS encoding cysteine desulfurase family protein, producing MRVYLDNAATTSMDDRVVEAMIPFMKEHYGNPSSVHSHGRQVRSAIEKARKKVAELLNASPAEIFFTSGGTEADNTAIVCGIETHGITHAITSPIEHHAVLHTLEECAKKGKVNLSLVEVNDKGEINLNHLHELLRQNPKSMVSLMHANNEIGNINDLSTIGNMVKEYEGFFHSDTVQTMGHYVHDLKNLPVDSIVAGGHKFHGPKGSGFLYVRKDKKIHPFIYGGGQERNMRGGTENVIGIVGISRALELAYEDMSGHQSHIEGLKNHFIELLKSHIPGVEFNGLSEYSDKSLYTVLNVSLPPSEENRGMLLFNLDLHGVSASGGSACSSGATVGSHVLRALNHDNERESVRFSFSRFNTKEEIDYTVDKLKELYSITV from the coding sequence ATGAGAGTTTATTTAGACAATGCCGCTACAACTTCCATGGATGACCGGGTGGTTGAAGCTATGATTCCTTTTATGAAAGAGCATTATGGGAATCCATCTTCTGTCCACAGTCATGGGAGACAGGTAAGGTCTGCCATTGAAAAGGCGAGGAAAAAAGTTGCGGAATTGTTGAATGCATCTCCAGCTGAAATCTTTTTTACTTCAGGAGGAACCGAAGCGGACAATACAGCGATTGTTTGTGGTATTGAAACCCATGGGATCACCCATGCCATTACTTCTCCTATAGAACACCATGCGGTTTTGCATACTTTGGAGGAATGTGCCAAAAAGGGAAAAGTAAATTTAAGTTTGGTAGAGGTTAACGACAAAGGAGAAATCAACCTGAACCACTTACACGAGCTTTTGCGGCAAAATCCGAAGTCAATGGTTTCCCTCATGCATGCCAACAATGAGATAGGAAACATCAATGACCTGAGCACCATAGGAAATATGGTGAAAGAGTATGAGGGATTTTTTCATTCTGATACCGTTCAAACCATGGGGCACTATGTTCATGACCTGAAAAATCTCCCCGTTGATTCCATAGTGGCAGGAGGGCATAAATTCCACGGTCCTAAAGGTTCAGGATTCCTATATGTCAGAAAAGACAAAAAAATCCATCCCTTTATTTATGGAGGTGGTCAAGAACGAAATATGCGTGGTGGGACAGAAAACGTGATCGGAATAGTTGGAATATCCAGGGCGTTGGAATTGGCCTATGAGGATATGTCAGGACATCAATCACACATCGAAGGCTTGAAAAATCACTTTATCGAATTATTGAAAAGCCATATTCCGGGAGTTGAATTCAATGGGCTGTCAGAATATTCTGACAAAAGCCTTTACACTGTATTAAATGTAAGCTTACCGCCTTCTGAAGAAAACAGGGGAATGTTGTTGTTCAATTTAGACTTACACGGTGTCTCAGCATCAGGTGGTTCTGCCTGCAGCAGTGGTGCTACAGTTGGTTCTCATGTTTTGAGGGCATTGAATCATGACAATGAAAGAGAATCAGTCAGGTTTTCATTCAGTAGATTTAATACGAAGGAGGAGATTGACTATACTGTTGACAAGTTAAAGGAATTGTACAGTATCACAGTATAG
- the glmM gene encoding phosphoglucosamine mutase: MALIKSISGIRGTIGGKPGEGLTPLDVVKFTSAYGSWVINHTQNPKVVIGRDARISGEMVSKLVSATLQGLGIDVIDLGLSTTPTVELAVPLEKAGGGIILTASHNPIQWNALKLLNDKGEFISDLEGKAILESAENEDFSFAEVRKIGKYTEIHDYIDRHVAHVLGLNLVDREAIAARKFKVVIDCVNSTGGIALPKLLRALGVEDIEEMYCTPDGNFPHNPEPLPENLRDISEKLKKGKFDLGIVVDPDVDRLCFMNEDGNPFGEEYTLVAVSDYVLSQTPGNTVSNLSSTRALRDVTEKRAGQYQAAAVGEVNVVNKMKETNAIIGGEGNGGVIYPESHYGRDALVGIGLFLTHLAKFGKTISRLRASYPNYHISKNKIELTPEIDVDKVLEAIKKKYSKQPINDIDGVKIEFDKEWVHLRKSNTEPIIRIYSESESQATADHLAKKIMQDIKEVVTSSK, encoded by the coding sequence GTGGCATTAATTAAATCTATTTCAGGCATTCGTGGCACCATAGGTGGGAAGCCAGGTGAAGGTCTTACTCCATTGGACGTTGTAAAATTTACTTCGGCTTATGGTTCTTGGGTGATCAATCATACACAAAACCCAAAAGTGGTCATCGGTAGAGATGCCAGGATTTCTGGCGAAATGGTATCAAAGCTCGTCTCTGCAACGCTGCAGGGTCTTGGCATTGATGTCATCGATCTCGGTCTCAGTACAACTCCCACTGTGGAATTGGCCGTGCCCTTGGAAAAAGCAGGTGGAGGAATTATCCTTACAGCAAGTCATAATCCCATTCAGTGGAATGCGCTGAAACTTTTAAATGATAAAGGGGAATTTATCTCTGATCTGGAAGGGAAAGCGATCCTTGAAAGCGCCGAAAATGAAGATTTTTCCTTTGCCGAGGTAAGAAAAATCGGAAAATATACGGAGATCCACGATTATATTGACAGGCACGTAGCGCATGTTTTGGGGCTCAATTTAGTTGATAGGGAAGCCATTGCGGCGAGAAAGTTCAAGGTGGTTATTGATTGTGTGAATTCTACAGGAGGGATTGCACTCCCGAAGTTATTGAGAGCTCTCGGTGTAGAGGATATAGAGGAAATGTACTGTACACCTGATGGTAATTTCCCCCATAATCCGGAACCACTTCCGGAAAATCTGCGAGACATTTCTGAGAAATTGAAAAAAGGCAAGTTTGATTTAGGCATCGTAGTGGATCCGGATGTAGATAGACTCTGCTTCATGAATGAAGATGGAAACCCTTTTGGAGAAGAATATACCTTAGTGGCTGTTTCGGATTATGTACTTTCACAGACTCCCGGTAATACGGTATCAAACCTGAGTTCAACCCGGGCTTTGAGGGATGTGACAGAAAAAAGAGCTGGACAATACCAAGCAGCCGCAGTAGGAGAGGTCAATGTGGTCAATAAAATGAAAGAGACCAATGCCATCATCGGTGGGGAAGGAAACGGCGGAGTGATCTATCCGGAGTCCCATTATGGAAGAGATGCTTTGGTTGGAATCGGCTTATTTTTGACCCATTTGGCAAAATTCGGAAAAACCATTTCAAGATTGAGGGCCAGCTATCCGAATTACCATATTTCCAAAAACAAGATTGAACTTACACCGGAAATCGATGTAGATAAGGTATTGGAAGCGATCAAAAAGAAATACAGCAAACAACCCATCAATGATATCGATGGAGTAAAAATAGAATTCGATAAAGAATGGGTGCATTTGAGAAAATCAAATACAGAACCCATCATCAGGATATATTCAGAATCTGAATCCCAAGCGACCGCTGACCACTTGGCCAAAAAAATTATGCAGGATATCAAGGAAGTGGTCACAAGTTCAAAATGA